The nucleotide sequence TGAATAAAACGGATTATGTTAAGGCAGCAGTCCAATTTTGGACGCTGCCTTTTTTATGTCTTCTTAGCGGATGTGGTAGAATTTTCTTGAATCGTTCTTTTGAGGGGGCATGGGAAATATGGCAATCAAAAAGGTATCAATCATCGGATTAGGAGCATTAGGAGTGCTGTTTGGCCATCATTTATCGAAGAGGATGAAGCTTGAGGATTTAAGAATCATCGCTGATCAATACCGTATTTCACGGTATGAGGAGGAGATGGTCTATAGTAATGGGGAACTCTGTGAATTTCAGTATGTTACGCCTGAGGAAGAGTGTTCTCCGGCAGATCTACTGATTATTTCTGTTAAGTTTAATGGGTTGGATGAAGCACTCCACTCAGTCAGGAAGCATGTCGGTGAGAACACCATCATCCTATCCCTGCTCAATGGAATTACGAGTGAATCCATTATTGGTCATGTGTACGGAATGGATAAGGTATTATATTGTGTGGCACAGGGAATGGATGCGGTCAAGAGTGGGAATAAACTAACCTATGAAAATATGGGCATGCTTTGTTTTGGTTCCAAGGAGCCAGGTGTCGTGTCACCAAAGGCTAAGGAGCTCGCTGATTTCTTTGAAGAGATGGATATCCCCTATGAATTAGTTACGGATATGCACAGAAGGCAATGGGGGAAATTCATGCTGAATGTAGGCGTCAACCAAACGGTGGCCGTCTATCAAACGAATTATGGCGGTGTCCAATGTGAAGGTAGGGCGAGAGACACGATGATTGCAGCGATGAGAGAGGTCATTGCCCTGTCAGGGAAAGAAGGTGTCCATTTGACAGAGGAAGACCTTCAATATTGGCTGGATATACTCGGAACATTAGGAGCAAGCGGAAAGCCGTCCATGGCACAGGATGCCGAAGCACACCGGCCTAGTGAGGTTGAATTATTTGCCGGGACAGTGATCGAAATGGGGAGAAAGCATGGCTTGCCTACTCCTGTAAATGAAGAACTCTATGAGAAAATCAGAAGGATGGAAATGCACTATTCGGCTCAATAATCCAGATGTAATCCCTCCGATATCTACTAAAAATGCATTCTGACAAATGTATATGGGGAAAATCACCAATAACAGGATGGATACTATGGCCAGCAAAAAAGAAAAGAACGAAAGTATTAAGGAAGAAAAGAAGAATAAGAGTATTGCTGATAAAAGCCGAGTGCCTGATCAGCAAAATCATATGAAGGACCAGGAAAATTTGCGCCGGTAGAAAGAAAGCAGGGATATAGCCTTGATGGGGCATATCCCTGTTTTCTTGTAAGCCTTAAGATTTCGCATCCTCTAGGGAAGAATGTGCACTTAGTTTACGCGGATTAGGCTTTATCGTCTCTTGGTAAAGTAACCTAAAGAAATGAATGATGCTGAAAAAGAAAAACCATATGCACTTACATATGAAAAACGTGAAAAATAGCGTTATCAGCAGATTTTTGCCATAATCAGCTATCGCTTTTATTAGGCTGGCATCCATTCCTTGAAGGAGGGAACCAATTAAAGAGCCAAGGAAATAGGCAGCTAATAGAAAGGCCCATTGGGTAAGGACTTGTTTAATCGTGAACTTTTCCCGGAAATAATAGAAAATCATGAGTGGCAGCATCAAAGGAATCGGAAAAACATACAGGTTATCGTCAGTAAATTGACCATTGTCTATCATCCAGTTGGGAACATAAAAAAGACTGACTAAGAAGCAGTAAATCAAGCTCAGCCGGTAGAAAAACGTTCCATATTTATCAAGCTTCGCATATCTCCGCTCGCGTTTTTCCCTGATAGGGGCAGGTTCCCAGCTAAGTCCTGCACTATATTGTGTTCGAAAAGCTTCGAATGGCAAAGCAAGCGGGTACCGGTCTTTCAAATCATTCAACTCAGTTGTTGTGAAAATTTCATGCAAAGCAAAGGCGTTATAAGAAGATAGGTTATAGTTTGTTGTTTTAATTGGGGTATTCGGAGAGAATTTATTTAAGGTTTCTTCAAGCTGTTTTCTCGTTTCCGCACTTATTGAAGAGTATCCTTTCTTCCCATCTTCCGTCCACTCCCAGACAATACGGACCGTAATAAAATAGTACGGTTTTCTGGCAATTTTAAAAGCAGAAGGGCCAAGATAGATGCATTCAATCTGATCATAGGAGATGAAATGTTCCTTCGTTTCCTGACGGTCGAAATTGACAAAGTATTGATATATCCCGTCCTCCTTCAATTCAATCCCATAATCCTCTCTAGGTATGCGGGTGACCATCCGGATAAATAAGATGCCGGCTATAAATAAGATAAGTGCTCCGGTCGCCATGGCTGTTGCCCCAATTACACTCCCATCCTTATAGATCATGTAAGCGAACCAAAAGAAAAGGAAAGAACCTATTACAACGAGGCTTGTAGCGAAATACATAAAGATTCTGCCGACCCAATTCCAGAGGATACGGCTTTTATGAGTATGATGGATTTTTTTGAATGCCAAATGTATGAGACCTCCTTATAGAAATTCATATAATTTTACCATAATATGGACCGGAAGATTGAAACTATATCATCATCCATGCTAGTCCTAATTAGCCATGGCACCTATATAGACAAATAATTCCAAATATTCATGCTAATTAAATGCTGTCGCTTTATAATGAATAAAATGGAATTAACATAGGGGGATGAGGTATTGAAGAAGAAATTGATTGTTCCTGTCATTTTATCGTCAGCCATGATGCTGAGCTCGATTCCGATGGGCAATGTTTTTGCGGCACCCGTTGATTCACAGAAAGTGAGCAAGAGCTGGAATGAGAAGGCGAATGTTCCTCTATTTGTTAAGGAACGTCACGCAGAGAGATTCTCCTCCAGCACTCCTGCCAATGCTCTTAAGTACTTAAAGAACAGCCAGGAAGAGACAGGTCTCAGCAATCCGGATAAGAACTTGAAGGTAAAGGATGTTCAAAAGGATGAGCTGGGAATGACCCATGTTCGCTTTAATCAATCAATCAATGGAGTGAATGTGGAAGGTGCAGAAGTCGTTGTTCATTTCAATGAGGACAATGAAGTAGTTTCCGTGAATGGAAGGACCAATCAGACACTTGCAGAAGCTAATGTAGATACAAAAGTCTCCTTAAGCAGTGAAGCAGCCATTAAAGCTGCCAAGTCTTCTGTCAATGCCTCTCAAGAGCTTACATATGATCCAACCTCAGAACTCGTTGTCTATCCTTTCGAAGGAAAAAATTATACAGCCTATAAGGTCAATGTGAACTTCATGGGTGAGGAGCCTGGAAACTGGTATGTTTTCGTTGATGCGAAAACAGGAAAAGTCATTGATCAATATAACGCAATGATGCATGCGGATGAGCCTAAAACACAAAAAGGTACTGGCCTTGGTGTGCTAGGCGAACGCAGGGAACTGCATATTACCCGTGTGAAGGAACCGAAATCAGGCACGAAGTTTGCGCTGGCGGATTATGCCCATGCCAATCTTGGAGGCATTGAAACCTATGATGCCAAAAATGATAACACGGCAAGCAATGATACACTTTATGTCGGAAATTCTGCTGCCTTTAATGGAGATTATGACAGAGCGGCAGTTGATGCTCACTATAATTCCGAAAAGGTGTATGAGTATTTCCTGAAAGAGCATGGCCGTAACTCCCTCGATGGAGAAGGGATGGCCATTATTTCGAAGGTGCATTATGGAACCAATTATAATAATGCCTCCTGGAATGGGCGCTGGATGACGTATGGAGACGGGGATGGGGAGTTCATGATTTCTTTATCAGCCGGCCTTGATGTTGCTGCCCATGAGATGACGCATGGTGTTATCAGCCATTCGGCCAATTTGGTTTACCGCAATCAATCCGGTGCGCTGAATGAGTCCTTCGCGGATATATTTGGTGCCCTTGTGGATGATGATGACTGGGAAATGGGCGAGGATATTATGGCCCCAGCGGCAAAAGCGGACGGGGTTACCGTCTTACGAAGCTTGAGCAACCCGAACAGCGTCGTTGTCAGCAATGAGCAGCGACGGGCCTACAGCACAAATGGCGGCGTCTATCCGGATCATATGGATGAGTTCTATCATATGCCGACCTCTGTCGACGGGGGCGGCGTTCATGTTAACTCCTCCATTACCAATCATGCGGCTTACTTAATTGGCCAGGAGATTGGAAGAGAGAAGCTAGGAAAGATTTTTTACCGCGCTTTAACCGTCTATCTGACGGCAAACTCTGATTTCAGCGATGCGCGCCAGGCAGTTGTACAATCAGCGGTCGATTTATATGGAGCAGGAAGTGCGGAAACGGCGGCTGCTAATGCAGGATTTGATGCGGTAGGAATCTATTAATCACCTAGCAAAACAGACAGGCGGAGCTTTCCGCCTGTTTTTGTTTTTTTGAATAATTAAGGACCATTCTTTGGACAAAATGATAAAGTAGATTACATAGAATTAAAAAAGCAGGGTGGGATTGCACATGGAAAAAGTCATGAAAAAAGTAATAGAATTCAGAGATGAACGTGGCTGGGGACAATATCATAATGAGAAGGATTTGGCGATTTCGATTTCCTTAGAGGCGAATGAACTGCTCGAGAACTTCCAGTGGAGAGATAGCGAGGAGGCTGCGCGTGAATCACGGCAGAATATAAAAGAAGAGATGGCAGATGTGTTTATCTATCTTTTGCAGCTGGCCGATAAATTGGATATTGATCTGGAGGAGGAAGCGCTCAGAAAGCTTGAGAAGAACGCTTTGAAATATCCTGCTCCATCTCCATCTGATCAGTAATCATGTTAGTAAGACTGAACCTACATAATATGAATTCTCCAACAAAAAACACAATGTCCCTCCGCCTGAGGGTATTGTGTTTTTTAAAATTATGATACCAGCTTCAACCCAACAGCCGCTCCTAAGATCATGAAGATAAACAAAATCCTTTTCCAATCCTTCGATTCCCCATAAATCAACATGCCCAATATGGCTCCGCCTGAGGCGCCAATACCGGTCCAGATGGCATAGGCCGTGCCCATCGGCAATGTTTCCATTGCGATGGATAGGAAGAAGAAGCTTGCACCGAAGCCTAGAATCAGGAAAAGTAGCGAGCCCCAATTCCGATCATGATGCCATTTGTTTATCATCCCCACGCCAATCATTTCGCAAATTCCCGCCAAGATTAATGAAATCCATGCCATTAGGACTCATCTCCTTTCTTAGGCTCTTCATCTGTGACGAGCTTCAATCCAATCACGCCTGCCAATAAGACGAGTACGAGGAAGATTTTCTCCGCTTTAAATGGCTCCCCGAAGAAAAGAACCTCCGAAAAGACCGTCCCTGCGGTGCCAAGACCGACGAATACGGCATAGACGGTACCAACTGGCAGTTTTCGGCCGGCCATAATCAATCCGTAAAAGCTGATGACAATTGCTACAATCGTTCCGGCCCAGTCCAGAAGGCTGTCTGAGTGCTTCAGGCCTATCACCCAAAGCACTTCAAAGACTGCAGCAATAAATACTTTAATCCACTCCTTGCTCATTTCAATACCTCCTAAAATCAAAAAAGCCCGAGAGATAGCTGTAAACAGTATCTCCCGGGCTTTTATCCCTCCGTGGCACAGCAATTGCTGTGAGTTTTCTCTCGGACCAGGCCAATCAAGGCGATTGCGGAACCCTAGAAAACGTATTCGAATGATTTAATTCCTTTCATTATACGAAACTCTCCTTTTTAATCAAGTGAAAAATCTTTATGCAATCAGAAATGGCTTCAGCTATGTCAAAGGGGAATTTTAGCGAGAATAACAGAAAAGATGCCTTCTTAATAACCGACCACATATACACATATCATTCAATGTAATTCAGCTATTTAAATATATTTCCATGTCATATCACCTTATCTGAGGCTGTGATTTGACAAGCAGACCATAAATTAAAGTGAACAAGTTCATTTTTTCGGATATTAATGTCAGTATTATGGATTGTTGAAAGGTATGTAAGCGTTTACGATTTGATTGAAGGTATAGTTTTTGTTAAAGCCATTCTAAGTTTGTGAGATTTAACAGGAACATAAAAAAGGGGGACTATATTGATGAAGAAGGCAAAGTATCTTTCGTTCTTATTATTTATCGTATTAAGTATTTTTACTGTTTTAGCTGGTTGTTCATCTGATAAGGATGAGAAGGCGAGCGGCGACGGGAAGGAAAGTAAAGAGTTAATCGTCTATTCTCCAAACCCCATCGAATTTAATGAACCATTAATAAAAGAATTTGAAGCTGAAACTGGCATAAAAGTTGAGGTAATTTCCGCAGGTGCTGGTGAGCTGTTGAAGAGAATCGAAGCAGAAGGAGATAATCCGCTAGGTGATGTAATGTGGGGAGGGTCATTATCCTCACTAGAGCCATATGTGGATTATTTCGAGAAGTATCAGTCTGCGAATGAGGATAAGGTCATTGATGAATATAAGAATGAAGACGGATATATTACGCGTTTCTCCTTAGTGCCTAGTGTTATTATGGTAAACAAAAATTTGATTGGCGACAAGAAAATAGAAGGTTTTGCTGATTTGCTGGACAAAGACTTAAAAGGAAAGATTGCATTCGCCGATCCTTCTAAATCATCATCATCCTTTGAGCAAGTAATCAACCAGTTGTATGCGATGGGGAATGGGGATCCGGAAAAAGGCTGGGAGTATGAAGAAAAGTTGATTAAGAATCTCGATCAAAAATTATTAAGCGGTTCTTCTGCAACCTATAAAGGTGTTGCAGACGGCGAGTATGCGGTTGGATTAACATTTGAAGAGCCGGTTGTTAATTACATCAATGACGGAGCGCCGATTGACATTGTCTATCCTAAAGAAGGAACGATTGTTAAACCTGATGGAGTGGCAATTATAAAAAATGCAGTAAATATGGAGAACGCCAAAAAGTTTGTTGATTTTATCACTAATGAGGATTCTCAAACAATGGTAGCTAATGAATTAAGCAGAAGACCGGTTCTCTCAACAGTAAAAATAAAAGATGATATCGGGATGAAGCCGCTCTCAGAAATTAAACTTATTGAAGATGATCAAGAGTGGTCAAATCAAAATAAAGCATCCATCTTAGATAAATATAAAGAAATCTTCACTAGTAATTAAAATTAATCATACGCACAAAAGAGCATGAGTAGGAAAGCTGCTTATGCTCTTTTAATAAAGGGAGTGAACAACTTGAGTACATCAATTAAATTTGAACATGTTCGGAAGGATTATGATAAGAATACAGTTATTCCTGATTTGAGTTTAACCATAAAACCTGGAGAATTATTTACATTGCTAGGACCTTCGGGGTGCGGCAAAACTACCTTGCTACGCATGATTGCAGGGTTTCATAGCATTGACGGTGGGACGATTTCATTTGATGAACAAGTAATCAATGATATCCCTGTCCACAAAAGAAATATTGGAATGGTATTCCAGAATTATGCGATATTTCCGCATATGACTGTATATGACAATGTTAAGTATGGATTAAAAAATAAGAAGATAGGTAAGAAGGAAATGACGGAAAGATTAGAGGATATGCTTGAAACAGTCAAGATTACCGAATATAAAGACCGGCTGCCGAGTCGGTTATCAGGGGGACAACAGCAGCGGGTTGCTTTGGCAAGAGCAATTGTCATACATCCAAATGTATTATTAATGGATGAACCTCTTTCAAACCTAGATGCTAAACTTCGTATTGATATGAGGCGGGCTATTAGCGAAATTCAAAGGGATGTCAATATCACAACTGTCTATGTCACTCATGATCAAGAAGAGGCGCTCGCTATTTCTGATCGAATTGCGGTTATGAAGGATGGTATCATTCAACAGGTTGGTTATCCAGATACAATTTATCTGCGGCCGGTTAACCTTTTTGTTGCAACCTTCATTGGTCATTCCAATTTATTTGCAGCGACCATTATTGAAGAAAATAATCAAAAGTTTGTCCAAATGAATGAGAATTATCGAATTAACTTGGATAATCTAACAAGCAAAGCCATCAATGGCCGAGAGGTTATAGTTGCCATTCGTCCTGAGGAATTTGTAATGGCAAATGACCGAAGCGGATTGCATGCAAGGGTAAAGCATCGTAACTTCCTTGGCAAATATATTAATTATGAATTACTGCTAGATTCGGGTGAAAGTATTGAATACTCGCAAGATACTAACCAAACAAATCAATTTTTAAATGTAGATGACGATATCTTTCTAAAGGCTATACCTGCAAAGATAAATGTATTTAGCCGAGATGGTGAAGAAAATCTTATTTCCGGAGTGAATCGATATGTGGAATAAGATAATTAGCAAGATGGATTTCTGGAATATAGCCGTACTAATTATCTTTTTGTTTTTTGCTGTATTTCTGATTTACCCATTAGGATCATTGTTATTAAGCAGCTTTCAGGGAAATGATGGCCAATTAACACTGGAACATTATATGAGTTTTTTCGAGAAGAGATATTACTATGAATCTCTGTTCAACAGCTTTGCTGTCACAATTTCTGTTACGATTTTGTCGATATTGATAGGAGTGCCTCTTGCTTATTTAATGTCAACCATCAAAATATACGGAAAAGGGATTATTGAAGTGTTAATCATTATTTCCGTTTTATCACCGCCGTTTATTGGAGCCTATTCATGGATTCTACTTTTAGGCAGAAGCGGGGTAGTATCAAAGTTCTTCCAAGAACATTTAGGCATCACCGTGCCAAGTATCTATGGATTTGGCGGAATTTTGCTGGTGTTTACCCTTAAGTTGTTTCCATTTATATATCTTTATGTGTCTGGAGCGTTGAAGAAACTGGATTCCTCCTTGAGCGAGGCTGCTGAAAGCTTAGGGGTTACGGGAATAAGGAAGCTTTATACCTTGATATTACCGCTTATTCTTCCAACAGTATTAGCAGGATCATTGCTTGTGTTTATGAATGCGCTGGCCGACTTTGGTACACCGATGTTAATTGGTGAAGGATATTCAACCATGCCGGTTCTGATTTATTCAGAGTTCATCAGTGAAGTAGGAAGCAATGCCCATTTTGCCGCAGCATTGGCAACAATCATGGTTTTCATTACGGCTATTATTTTTATAGGGCAAAAATATGTGGTTAATAAAAAATCCTATGAAATGAGTTCTTTACGGCCCATTCAGCCTAAAAAGATAAATGGAACAAAGAATGTCCTTACTCACTTATTTATTTATGTGGTTGTTGGATTGGCAATCATTCCTCAAGCAACAGTTATTTATACGTCCTTCTTAAAAACGAAGGGTTCGATGTTTATAGAAGGATATACGTTAGAAAGTTATCGGAGGATTCTAGATAGGATGGGAGATTCCATCTTTAATACCTTTTTGTACGGCATTATCGCTCTTGCGATTATTATTATCCTTGGCATGCTTATCTCCTATGCTTCTGTCAGACGGAAGACCTTTTTTACATCCTTTATTGATACGATAGCCATGTTTCCGTATATTGTTCCAGGTTCCGTCTTAGGGATTACCTTACTTTTAGCTTTTAATAAATCTCCATTATTGTTAAGCGGGACAGCAGCTATTCTAATTGTTTCATTCATTATCCGGAGACTGCCATATACGATGAGGTCTAGTGCTGCAATTATTTATCAATTGAGTCCTAGTATGGAGGAGGCTTCCATAAGCTTAGGATATTCCCCGATGCGCACGTTTATCAATATCACCGCAAGGCTTATGATGCCGGGTGTGCTTGCAGGTGCTTTATTGAGCTGGATTACCGTAATAAATGAATTAAGCTCATCCATTATTCTATTTACCGGCAATACACGAACGATGTCTGTAGCCATCTATACAGAAGTCATAAGAGCGAGCTATGGGACAGCAGCTGCTCTCTCGACTATTCTGACGGTCACTACTATTATCTCATTGCTTATATTCTTTAAATTGACAGGTTCAAGGGATGTTAGTCTATAGGCGCCTGAAAAGACAACTATTGAGGTTGTCTTTTTACTTTAGCAGTTCATTTTGTCATTGGATGGAAAAATATGCTATTTTAAAAGAGTGGTGGATGGAAAATCCAGTGTAAACTTACAAGCTGCGTTGCTAGGAAAAAGTGGGGTGGAAATTTGGAATCATCTGAGAAGGTAACGAGGTTCTATCAAAAGGAGCTGAGGAACTCGTTAGTAGGAATTGGCGTAATTCCTGTACTGTTAATTACGATTCTCTTTTATAACCT is from Pradoshia eiseniae and encodes:
- a CDS encoding ketopantoate reductase family protein gives rise to the protein MAIKKVSIIGLGALGVLFGHHLSKRMKLEDLRIIADQYRISRYEEEMVYSNGELCEFQYVTPEEECSPADLLIISVKFNGLDEALHSVRKHVGENTIILSLLNGITSESIIGHVYGMDKVLYCVAQGMDAVKSGNKLTYENMGMLCFGSKEPGVVSPKAKELADFFEEMDIPYELVTDMHRRQWGKFMLNVGVNQTVAVYQTNYGGVQCEGRARDTMIAAMREVIALSGKEGVHLTEEDLQYWLDILGTLGASGKPSMAQDAEAHRPSEVELFAGTVIEMGRKHGLPTPVNEELYEKIRRMEMHYSAQ
- a CDS encoding M4 family metallopeptidase, which translates into the protein MKKKLIVPVILSSAMMLSSIPMGNVFAAPVDSQKVSKSWNEKANVPLFVKERHAERFSSSTPANALKYLKNSQEETGLSNPDKNLKVKDVQKDELGMTHVRFNQSINGVNVEGAEVVVHFNEDNEVVSVNGRTNQTLAEANVDTKVSLSSEAAIKAAKSSVNASQELTYDPTSELVVYPFEGKNYTAYKVNVNFMGEEPGNWYVFVDAKTGKVIDQYNAMMHADEPKTQKGTGLGVLGERRELHITRVKEPKSGTKFALADYAHANLGGIETYDAKNDNTASNDTLYVGNSAAFNGDYDRAAVDAHYNSEKVYEYFLKEHGRNSLDGEGMAIISKVHYGTNYNNASWNGRWMTYGDGDGEFMISLSAGLDVAAHEMTHGVISHSANLVYRNQSGALNESFADIFGALVDDDDWEMGEDIMAPAAKADGVTVLRSLSNPNSVVVSNEQRRAYSTNGGVYPDHMDEFYHMPTSVDGGGVHVNSSITNHAAYLIGQEIGREKLGKIFYRALTVYLTANSDFSDARQAVVQSAVDLYGAGSAETAAANAGFDAVGIY
- a CDS encoding nucleotide pyrophosphohydrolase, giving the protein MEKVMKKVIEFRDERGWGQYHNEKDLAISISLEANELLENFQWRDSEEAARESRQNIKEEMADVFIYLLQLADKLDIDLEEEALRKLEKNALKYPAPSPSDQ
- a CDS encoding DMT family transporter, with amino-acid sequence MAWISLILAGICEMIGVGMINKWHHDRNWGSLLFLILGFGASFFFLSIAMETLPMGTAYAIWTGIGASGGAILGMLIYGESKDWKRILFIFMILGAAVGLKLVS
- a CDS encoding DMT family transporter, with product MSKEWIKVFIAAVFEVLWVIGLKHSDSLLDWAGTIVAIVISFYGLIMAGRKLPVGTVYAVFVGLGTAGTVFSEVLFFGEPFKAEKIFLVLVLLAGVIGLKLVTDEEPKKGDES
- a CDS encoding ABC transporter substrate-binding protein, with translation MKKAKYLSFLLFIVLSIFTVLAGCSSDKDEKASGDGKESKELIVYSPNPIEFNEPLIKEFEAETGIKVEVISAGAGELLKRIEAEGDNPLGDVMWGGSLSSLEPYVDYFEKYQSANEDKVIDEYKNEDGYITRFSLVPSVIMVNKNLIGDKKIEGFADLLDKDLKGKIAFADPSKSSSSFEQVINQLYAMGNGDPEKGWEYEEKLIKNLDQKLLSGSSATYKGVADGEYAVGLTFEEPVVNYINDGAPIDIVYPKEGTIVKPDGVAIIKNAVNMENAKKFVDFITNEDSQTMVANELSRRPVLSTVKIKDDIGMKPLSEIKLIEDDQEWSNQNKASILDKYKEIFTSN
- a CDS encoding ABC transporter ATP-binding protein produces the protein MSTSIKFEHVRKDYDKNTVIPDLSLTIKPGELFTLLGPSGCGKTTLLRMIAGFHSIDGGTISFDEQVINDIPVHKRNIGMVFQNYAIFPHMTVYDNVKYGLKNKKIGKKEMTERLEDMLETVKITEYKDRLPSRLSGGQQQRVALARAIVIHPNVLLMDEPLSNLDAKLRIDMRRAISEIQRDVNITTVYVTHDQEEALAISDRIAVMKDGIIQQVGYPDTIYLRPVNLFVATFIGHSNLFAATIIEENNQKFVQMNENYRINLDNLTSKAINGREVIVAIRPEEFVMANDRSGLHARVKHRNFLGKYINYELLLDSGESIEYSQDTNQTNQFLNVDDDIFLKAIPAKINVFSRDGEENLISGVNRYVE
- a CDS encoding ABC transporter permease, which codes for MWNKIISKMDFWNIAVLIIFLFFAVFLIYPLGSLLLSSFQGNDGQLTLEHYMSFFEKRYYYESLFNSFAVTISVTILSILIGVPLAYLMSTIKIYGKGIIEVLIIISVLSPPFIGAYSWILLLGRSGVVSKFFQEHLGITVPSIYGFGGILLVFTLKLFPFIYLYVSGALKKLDSSLSEAAESLGVTGIRKLYTLILPLILPTVLAGSLLVFMNALADFGTPMLIGEGYSTMPVLIYSEFISEVGSNAHFAAALATIMVFITAIIFIGQKYVVNKKSYEMSSLRPIQPKKINGTKNVLTHLFIYVVVGLAIIPQATVIYTSFLKTKGSMFIEGYTLESYRRILDRMGDSIFNTFLYGIIALAIIIILGMLISYASVRRKTFFTSFIDTIAMFPYIVPGSVLGITLLLAFNKSPLLLSGTAAILIVSFIIRRLPYTMRSSAAIIYQLSPSMEEASISLGYSPMRTFINITARLMMPGVLAGALLSWITVINELSSSIILFTGNTRTMSVAIYTEVIRASYGTAAALSTILTVTTIISLLIFFKLTGSRDVSL